The following proteins are encoded in a genomic region of Ostrea edulis chromosome 7, xbOstEdul1.1, whole genome shotgun sequence:
- the LOC125653990 gene encoding beta-1,3-galactosyltransferase 5-like isoform X1: protein MIFLRRCRPSFRISRRYWKCGILFSIVYAVIEVIRIFFVKNITICVMPPPVTTTPPTTPRPPNNYSYPLDVNFIKLLEDIEANRPIAFEPINVHGFNYISNPDSICNVKNLRKTRNPFFLLILIKSSRHNFHLRQSIRWSTRHKRFRKWRKRVRIVFLLGYSFNETNDEISKESAIFKDIVQEDFLDAYRNLTHKTIMGYRWATRYCPVATHILYQDDDFHFNVENVFSYLQQHDDPDSVYLGYYIEDSEPDRHNTSKYYVSFEVYPNRYYPPYFPGGAYFISMHIAQKFVKVFPYVKHMAIDDVFLGIVAYKLNITLHNSDLIAFNGCQNFTDIISCRGYSSVDEVFTGWKDFISGLGIFKSASLMFSIEDASSTDSKLPSKIVGH, encoded by the coding sequence GAGGTGCAGACCTAGTTTTAGAATTTCTCGAAGATATTGGAAATGTGGGATTCTATTTTCAATCGTGTATGCTGTGATTGAAGTGATAAGGATATTTTTCGTTAAGAATATCACAATCTGTGTGATGCCGCCCCCAGTGACCACCACGCCCCCCACGACGCCGCGACCCCCTAACAACTACTCGTATCCGCTGGATGTGAACTTCATCAAGTTGCTGGAAGACATTGAAGCCAATCGTCCGATTGCTTTCGAACCAATTAATGTGCATGGATTTAACTACATCTCAAATCCGGATAGTATATGCAATGTGAAAAATTTGCGAAAAACAAGGAATCCGTTTTTCCTACTAATTTTGATTAAAAGTTCCAGGCATAATTTTCATCTACGACAAAGTATTAGGTGGAGCACGCGGCATAAACGGTTTAGGAAGTGGAGAAAACGTGTTCGAATAGTGTTCTTGTTGGGATATTCATTCAATGAAACCAACGATGAGATTTCTAAGGAGAGTGCTATTTTCAAAGATATAGTACAAGAAGATTTCTTAGACGCTTACCGAAATTTAACTCACAAGACCATAATGGGATACAGGTGGGCCACAAGGTATTGTCCAGTAGCCACGCATATACTCTATCAGGATGACGACTTCCACTTCAACGTAGAGAACGTGTTTAGTTACCTTCAACAGCATGACGACCCAGACTCCGTGTATCTCGGATATTACATTGAGGACTCGGAGCCGGATAGGCACAATACGAGTAAATATTACGTGTCATTTGAGGTTTATCCTAATCGTTATTATCCGCCTTATTTCCCCGGGGGTGCCTATTTCATCAGTATGCACATTGCTCAGAAGTTTGTGAAGGTTTTTCCGTACGTCAAACATATGGCTATTGATGACGTTTTCCTAGGAATAGTGGCCTACAAGCTGAACATCACGCTGCACAATTCCGATCTGATAGCGTTTAATGGATGTCAGAATTTCACGGATATTATTTCTTGTAGGGGATACTCCAGTGTAGACGAGGTTTTCACAGGTTGGAAAGACTTTATTTCAGGCTTAGGGATTTTCAAAAGTGCATCATTGATGTTTTCCATAGAAGACGCATCTAGCACGGACTCAAAATTACCTTCCAAAATCGTAGGTCACTAA
- the LOC125653990 gene encoding beta-1,3-galactosyltransferase 5-like isoform X2, with amino-acid sequence MRRCRPSFRISRRYWKCGILFSIVYAVIEVIRIFFVKNITICVMPPPVTTTPPTTPRPPNNYSYPLDVNFIKLLEDIEANRPIAFEPINVHGFNYISNPDSICNVKNLRKTRNPFFLLILIKSSRHNFHLRQSIRWSTRHKRFRKWRKRVRIVFLLGYSFNETNDEISKESAIFKDIVQEDFLDAYRNLTHKTIMGYRWATRYCPVATHILYQDDDFHFNVENVFSYLQQHDDPDSVYLGYYIEDSEPDRHNTSKYYVSFEVYPNRYYPPYFPGGAYFISMHIAQKFVKVFPYVKHMAIDDVFLGIVAYKLNITLHNSDLIAFNGCQNFTDIISCRGYSSVDEVFTGWKDFISGLGIFKSASLMFSIEDASSTDSKLPSKIVGH; translated from the exons ATGAG GAGGTGCAGACCTAGTTTTAGAATTTCTCGAAGATATTGGAAATGTGGGATTCTATTTTCAATCGTGTATGCTGTGATTGAAGTGATAAGGATATTTTTCGTTAAGAATATCACAATCTGTGTGATGCCGCCCCCAGTGACCACCACGCCCCCCACGACGCCGCGACCCCCTAACAACTACTCGTATCCGCTGGATGTGAACTTCATCAAGTTGCTGGAAGACATTGAAGCCAATCGTCCGATTGCTTTCGAACCAATTAATGTGCATGGATTTAACTACATCTCAAATCCGGATAGTATATGCAATGTGAAAAATTTGCGAAAAACAAGGAATCCGTTTTTCCTACTAATTTTGATTAAAAGTTCCAGGCATAATTTTCATCTACGACAAAGTATTAGGTGGAGCACGCGGCATAAACGGTTTAGGAAGTGGAGAAAACGTGTTCGAATAGTGTTCTTGTTGGGATATTCATTCAATGAAACCAACGATGAGATTTCTAAGGAGAGTGCTATTTTCAAAGATATAGTACAAGAAGATTTCTTAGACGCTTACCGAAATTTAACTCACAAGACCATAATGGGATACAGGTGGGCCACAAGGTATTGTCCAGTAGCCACGCATATACTCTATCAGGATGACGACTTCCACTTCAACGTAGAGAACGTGTTTAGTTACCTTCAACAGCATGACGACCCAGACTCCGTGTATCTCGGATATTACATTGAGGACTCGGAGCCGGATAGGCACAATACGAGTAAATATTACGTGTCATTTGAGGTTTATCCTAATCGTTATTATCCGCCTTATTTCCCCGGGGGTGCCTATTTCATCAGTATGCACATTGCTCAGAAGTTTGTGAAGGTTTTTCCGTACGTCAAACATATGGCTATTGATGACGTTTTCCTAGGAATAGTGGCCTACAAGCTGAACATCACGCTGCACAATTCCGATCTGATAGCGTTTAATGGATGTCAGAATTTCACGGATATTATTTCTTGTAGGGGATACTCCAGTGTAGACGAGGTTTTCACAGGTTGGAAAGACTTTATTTCAGGCTTAGGGATTTTCAAAAGTGCATCATTGATGTTTTCCATAGAAGACGCATCTAGCACGGACTCAAAATTACCTTCCAAAATCGTAGGTCACTAA